The region CCCGATTCTCCTCCATTTCCCCTCAAAGCGACACTCTCGATCAGATCTTGACTATGGAAGAGTGGTTCGATCATTGATGGTGAGGTCAAATCAGCGAGGTTAGAAGGTTGAGAACTCTCGTAAAATCCCTCCACCTCCCCGCCCCCCCGGCGAATTGCGGTGGCTACATGACTTCCCTATGATCAACCACAGGTCATTGCCGGTGAAGGGTGTTCAAATTGATTGTGGCAATGGTTGGTGGTCCTCTCTAGATTCCCAGTATAAAGTCCCCAAACCACTCAACTCAATTGTGTTCACCGGTGGCGCATTGGTTTGCTGGGCAGCTAATGTTTGTGTTTCACTGTAAAATCCCTGAGAATGTCAAACAAATCATTGGGTGTTGGCCAAAGGTTCAGGATTTGAAGTGAGAGCTTAATTACCTGGTATTCCCTTGGGTCTTTCATGTTCATGTTCGATTTACATGGTCGAACATATGGTGAAGACTAGGCAAAATGGTGGCGGAGGAGAACAATAATTTTGATGGTAGCATTAAGATTGAAGGACCACACGAGCTTATGGGACCGTTGCTTCCCCTACCAGTCGTGGTGGACAAGCTGCAGACGTCGCTGAACAAATTTAGAAGATATGATGGTGCAATTCCTGGCAAAGCAAGACTCTTCTTCTAATTGTAACTTGATTTCGTGTGACCTGGAGCAGTACCCTTCCACCATCGAGCTACCGAGATTTTCATCCGCACCTGCGGCAGTCGGTATAAAACCACAAACTATGCACTATCTCTTTGATGTTCCTTCGGTTATGGCACCTTGATTTGCTGTGCCTATGACCATAACTTCTAGTTCCCATGTTGCAATTTACAACGGCAATACTAGCTTGCATGGTAACTCATAACATTGCACCCTAACCCACCCAACCCAGAGTTTTCCCCTCCTCATCTAAGATTCAACAATATACCAATGTCAATATGGGCTAGCCTTATGCACCTCGCACTGTACCTCCACCTCATCGGGCTCACTTTATATTACAACACTTCTTTGATCTGGGACGCCATGGCATTCCTACAAGTACTACCCTCCACTCCCCATTACATTACAACCCCGTCACATGCTGGTATTATCAAACACCTCCACCGCAGCCTCTTGTTCTTTATCAAACACACATAGGAGGTGTTTGTTTTCGGGAGAAAAGCCCGTTACCTGATTACGTTGTAAACGAAAAATGTTGCAGCCGTTTGGTACGTGTGCGCTGTAATCAGCGCCACCGCCTCCCCGATCTCTTTCGAGCCCGACACCGGCGAGTCCCTGATCCCCTACTCCTCCCACGATCCACTCGTCCAGCGCCACCGCATCCGAGCCATGCCAGCCGCCGGGCACAATTTGCATCTAATCTAGGGTTACGGAGCACGCCGGAAAGAAGCCAGCGCCGGCACACTCAAGCCACCTCCTCCCGCCTTCGATGGCCGTCGAGTAACCGCTCTGGACGTGCGCGTTCTCCTCCCCCTCTTGGTCCCGGCCCCGTCGCCTGGTTGCCATCGTGCTCACCATGGTCGCCACCCGTTCTCTGCCGCCCCAGCTCGCCCTCGTCGCCAGAATCTATTTCCTTTACACAACCGAAACAAACAAACTCCAATTTGTCCAGTCTGGAACTGTTACACCATGTAATATGTTTCCCTTTCCTTTACGTTACCACTCAGGTAAACAAACACCTCCATAGGTGTTCACACTCTGTACAACACCCACAATCAATTAGTGGTGGAAGCTGAGGCACTTCTCAATTTATGCAGAGGCTGTTTTGAAAAGTTCTCAGTGGAAATCCATATGTTCTAGGTGATGAACTTGTGAGTTGGTAAATCAATTGTGAAAAATTTATTTGACATGTTTGGCACTCCCTTCAATAGTGGATAAAATTAGCTATTGGACACTTCACTGGAAGAGCCGCTACTCGGTTTAAAAACCTTGTTGTTCCTTGGCAAGCATAAACTGGTAGCAGTTTTTTTTTTCATATGTTTTTGAACAGGCTCACTGAATTGATGTGCATGAGTCCATGGAAATCCTATAGAAAATTATCTTGGTATATATTGATCACTTTGAGCACTGTCTGGAGCTGGTCAAGAGGGGTCGTTTCTATTTATAAGTCATTCATATGAGTTGTTTCATTGGAGGTCTAAAACCTAAAATCAAGCATGAAGTGAGTGCACAAATACCTATTGGTAGGATCTCTATTCACTGGTATGAAAAATTGCATGAGAAAACagcagttgttgagagttgacaatcaACCTTATTTTCAGAGATCCAGAGCACATCCAGTGCAGTTTCAATGTCCTCGACCCCAAAAGTAGTTACTAGGCGCTAATGTTGAGAAAAGACAAGCAACTATAGTACCTCGGGAAAATAAATCATGCTGCTAGTGCAAAGAACCGTGGAACAGACATCACCATTGCAAGCAAGACATGAATTTATATTGGATAAAGATGATTCCGACGAGTCTGATACTGTTGCTCCCTCACTAGAACCACAATTTGTGACAGCCCCAAACCCCCATACTACTTATAATCCATCACCAACAGCCATGCAAATATCCTACAATACCGTCAACTGAGTTTTAGGCCCAAACACATTTTCCCTTAAGTTACAGATTGGCGGGAAACAAGCTTTGACATTTCTTGTCATTGGATTAACTCAGACATTTATGAGTTACGATTTTGTTGTCAAAAATTAATACAACTTGCATCCCACATGAGTGACTATTGTATCTGTAGTTGGAGGCGACTGTCTCGCCTATAATAATTTAGTTTCTTCAACTACCTACAATATTCAACACTACTGATTTTTTCTGCATTCAAAATTGTTACTTTAAAACGATATGGAATCATATTAGGCGGTGACTTTTCATTAATTTTTTGAAGAATCCAACGACTCTGCATACTTGTTCGCACAGATATGCCAAGCAAGAAGATTTACATGAATGGGTGTTCATGAGTTAAATATATGATCCAAATTTGTATCGTTTTGAATGTGTTCAGATTAGGTGCTAACATGCTAATTTGGGTGTGATAGATTTGCTTTTATGTGATTTTTTGGATAGCTTGTTAATCAAGGCTAGTTCTAAGGCTTCAAAGTATAACGTCCATCACCTATTTATACTAAAAAAATATTTGTTTCTAAATCAATCTCTCAAATTAGGATCTCTGTCGTTGTTTAGCAAAATTTAATCACATAACAATACCACTAAATATTAAACATGGTCCTTTCATTGTTTAATTCGGATGTACCATTGCAAGTTATCCTTTTAGTAAATTGAAGCCATATATTTCAAGGAAAGTAATGTCGGTTTGTTTGGGTACATTATCCCTTAAAATCTTTGTTAAATCAAAATCCCTAGTTGAGAAAAAAAGAAGGGGGAAATTGCATGCCTCCGCGGATCATTTTGTAACGCTTGAAAAAATGTTGGTACACGAGTTCGTGTAAATTTACCAGTCTTAAATATCTTGAAATATAGAGCTACATCTAACAAATACTTGACATATACTATTATATCTTCATTGTATGTAAATTCTAGAATATATAACATGTCTTTGGGGAGTTTGTCCTCAAATTGATGGCACTGCTAGTCTATAACCTTCATATGGTAAACACAACAATGTCCCGCCTTTTTATAGGATAGGAAGAGAAGGTAGGGGGTGGAGATTCTTGAAAGAATGCATGACTTCCTCCTATTCCGCTTCGACAGAAGCCCTTAAAATCCTATCCATTTCATAGGAGAGGGTGGGGAAGCAAGCCGAACCTCTAATCGACCGGACATGCAAAAAATTCTTGTCGCAAAGAGAAATAATTAAGAGATTCAGTAAGGATTTCAATGAGTGCTTTCTCTTTGAGGAAGAGCGCCGGCTAAGAAGAAATGAAATACAAACGACCACGTTCATTGTAATAGATCTAGGAATGCGTCTTCATCTTGATGGCATTTCTTTTGGTTGCATATTGTGATGGTTGTGCCCTTGAAAGCTTATCTCATTCTTGTATCTTTATATTTTGGCCTCACATAATATTTTGTCAATTGTAGAAAAAGTGTGCACCTCTTTATAGAGTCTTGTCCATTGTTAGTTGATTTGATCACACTACAAACAAGATCCGTACAGAGACACAGAGACTGGTCCTGCCATTTTTTTTGTGAAACATGCAAACAGAAATGATGTGGACCAAGATAGAAAAATTGTACCACCAACAAGTACAAATGCTGAGAATAGCACGACCTTTAGAGAAGAGACACGAACTATTGTAGAATATAACTATCTTCACCCAATATGAATGTTCAGATCAGTGCAACCAGAACCCAACTAGTATTTGTTTCTGGTGCACCATCATCTCATCCCTTTTATTTTTGAAGAGTGTGCCTAGTCGGCTAATGCATATGAAAATGGTAAAAATACAAGACATCCTTATTTTTCCGATTGTACAGCAAAAGATGGATTGCTAATTTGGAGTTTGAGTGGCTCATTGATAACTGCATTCACTGTGGTGACCATCTCACTTGGCGAGGTAAATGCATCAGTGTGAGAGTAGAACAAGTGGCATATCTTGCACATGTTCCAAAATAACTCCCTGCATGCCCTAGGAACAACACTATCTTCCTTAAGGACCAACCTTAACAAATCTTTTCTGCATGAGGCTATGGACCTTTTTATTGAATCTTTAGCTACTTCAATGGACATAGAACCGTCACTGTGGAGAACACGTAGCGAAACACTATCAAGTTTCCCCTCGCTGCTCTCCCTCTGTATCAATAGTATACAAAAAATCTGTCAAAATCCCAATTATGACTTAAATGACTAAAGTGACTAACAAATATATGAGTAGTTACTATTCTCTTATCAATTATGCACAACTGGATACACATGATGCATAAATGGTAGTTAAATGAATCAAACTTCCAAAGCAAACATGGGATTTATTTTCACAACGTTATATGTTCTTAATAATATCATCTTAATAATATCATTAATGTCTATGAATTTAGATATTTGTGAGGATTACTTTGGTGCCTGTAGTCTCACCAAATATTTGTATACAAAGAATTTTCATGTAGCGATATGTGAAGCCATATAAGTAAAAATGATATGCTTACAAAGCTATGCTAAACCTTGAAAAACACTAACTTCAAGCCATGAAGGGGGTTGAAATACCTCAAAGCCTTGGATGTCATTGAGGAGGCGACAACAAGTGCCCATTAGTCTGAACAACTCATTGTACTCTTGACCATTTACAACACAAGCTAAGAGTgattgcttgacaaaatatgatgcCGGGAGTAGAATGGGAGCCACTGTGAATGACACAACTGCAAGTTCCATGTATTCTTCAACTGTTGGCACATATTGTCTCATCCGCCAATCCGCCTCGGCCATCATAGTCCTTAGTAGTTGTAGCCACTACAAATGAATTACAATATTTCATTGTTGAGAAAAAACTCAAAATCTGACAGACGAGTAGGAAACTCACTGTCTCTACTAGGTGCTCTTTGACGTCATGGTTTTGTACAACAGAAGCCATTGTTCCAAGTTGGCTCGTTGAAGTGTAAATGGCATAAAACAATATTTTTACTTGCTCAGAGTAGAATTCTTCTTTGTAGTGCTCATCCCACCTAAGACACACATTAGCAAATTACACAAAATGACTTGTTAGAAACGACAAGACATCAACACAAACACTACCTATAAAATGAAGCAGAAGCTTCCTCAGCATCTTTAGAGAGAAGATGCCATCAGTGGTCCTAAGAAAGAACATATGAATAAATCAAGTTGACAAATCATACTTCTCGATTAGTTCAACAAGGTTTTCTAATTCTTCCCTTGACCCCGCAACATCGAAGAAGTCATCAACAATATTTACAAGTATAGAATTTTTGGCCCATGAAATGCGAGCATCAGACAATTCAGGAGGGAACATGGTAGCAGCAGCAGCGAGATAGCAATATGTCGTCCTCTGTCGTGCAAATAGTAGCTGGTCTAGCTTGTTCTCCTTCACCCAACTGTTGCAACAAAAAATTGGAAATTCTCTAAGAAAGGAAGTTACTAAGACAAGAGAGCATAATTTTTAGATTACCGTTCAAGaagctggagttcactctggtaaaCGGATTGAGAGATGGTGAAATCTTCAATGGCCAAAGCTAAAATATCTTGGTTTACACAACATAACCTGATTCGCCAAAATGAAGTTGATGCTCAACACCTatatttatatgattcaaagctcaCAAATCTTTTCAAGAAGTAAAACTCTTACCAGTGTTCCGTCTTCAACATCTGGGaaccactcaaatcaaagttttcaaTGTTCCTCTTGTGATCTAGACGATCCATTGTGGCATAAAAAGGAAATTTAAGAGCATACTCCACCTGAAATTATAAAGGTATGCAAGTAAACATAAATTGTAACCTGGTCAATATTCAATAAATACATTATCTGTTTAAATTTCATGCAAGCACCTCTGCCAATATCGACCTACTTTGCACGTCAGGATGAACTATGTTTTCCTTCAATAACTTCCCTGACCAATAACTTATGTTATCGAGGATTAGTTCATTTTCTGATACACTAACTCTTGaagccttgtacaattccattatcGATTTTGTATCACTTAAATATCCTTGAAGTGAATTATGGAAAGTCGAGGCTTCGTCGATATGAGACAACTCATCTACATCAGATTGAAATTGCTGAATCAAATATAACACTGAAAAAAGACTATGATAACATTAACAAGATGGGGAATTTCTGCACAAGGAAGTACCCGCTGAAATATCATATCCATTCATTCGTAAGATACGAAACGCCATTGCACACGTTGATACATCGAGCATGATTTCCTCATCTCTTTGTAACCAACAACTGCAAAGTGGATATAGTTTGCAAAAGCTTCAAAAGAGAAATACCAATTCTTTATTTATGATCATAGCTCAAAAGTACCTGTATGTCATGTCCAGGATGCTCTTTATCTCACTTGAAAAGTACGGAGATATCCCAACCTTTTCAAGAGTATCCACCATTGAAAGCTGGCAATATATATTTGTTGGGTACACTGTTGGCACTGCAAAATTCTAATGTTAGGCATTTAAAAATAGTGTACACCCTTGCGAATTCTTATCATGAAAGGAAAACAAATAGCCACCTGAACCATCAAACTTATTAACAAGCAAATTTAGATACTGGAGGGCTTTGTCATCATAATTTTGGATTAATGCAGCAGCAGTTGTGGAAGGAGAGTTGAACAACGATCCATTCCTCCTCTGGAATTTCATAACTTCATTCCAGTCCAATAGGTTTCCTAGTCCTTCAGCAACATAAGCGATATATGCTTCTCTCCCCAAAGATTTATCCGCAGCAAGTCTGAATTAAGTCATATGTAAGGATATTTGAAAATTCCATTGCGTGGTAGTACATGTGTGATACTCTAATTCTTATCGGAAGGAATTATTGCTCTCATAAATACTTTCAAAAGGCAAACTTCTTGTAGGAAGTTTTAATTTTCTAAAGAAGGTAAGAAAAAAAATGCAAACTAACAATGAAGGAAAAAAAAAGGCAAACTAAGTATCTAACTAAAAAACTTGTCCTAGAACTAGGCAGGAAAAGAAATAGTACACATTTCATGCTATAATCATTTTATGGGGAACTCGTGCCACAATTGTCACCAACAAACCTTTCTAGTTCCAACTCTCGGAGATGCAGAATCCCATCAACATTTGTTTGTCTAACAGGAAATTGCAAACCCATCCCCATGGCAAGGCTAAGCATACCAGGAAATATGATATTGAAGCCTATAGGAGCAGCAATCTGTTCATCCATGACAACGGAGACGTTTTTGCCAATAAAATTTATTCCTGAGTATATCATTATCATCGCATCAATACCCTTGTAAACTTAAAAGCATGAGATAGTAAAACAACATTAGCAAATAAATTCATATGTTCTCAAATTTTATACCTCTCCTAATATGTTCCCTCCCGACGTTCCATCTCTGAAGTGCAAGCACACAAGCCAGTGTGGATGAGACAGTGGCCTTGTTGACCGAGGAGTCCATGTGAGCAAGACCCCAAGATCCATTAGTCTGTTGGTTTTGTAGTATCCATTCAATACACTGCGGGAAGCACGGGACCTCCTGAGACGAGCCCGGTAAGGGCACCATAGCCACCCATGCGGTGTCGTACGAAGATGGCGACAATTTGGGTTGCAGGAGTTGCTTCTTTATTCTTGCCTTCCATTCCTAAATTAGTTGAGAAAAGAATCATATGACAGACACGAGACCCAAATATTCAATAGAAAGATGTACATACCATGTTTTGCAGGCTTGCGTTTTCTCCTACAAACATCCTCGATCCATTTGCTATTTTTAAGAAAAGAGATATGTATGTGTCACAAATCAATTAACACATCACTCACAACAAAAATCTTAGTAAAATATGAACACTATTAAATTTAAAACAAAATAAATGAGTTAAAAAATGCCATGAAATCAAGTGTCAGAACATTATATATCTATTTTACAGGGTTTATGgagttatttttttcattttgagaatgCATGGGCCAAAGTCGAGGTTACTATTACCATTTTTTTTTTGCAAGCAAGAGGTTACTATTACCATCTTAGAAAGAATCTATTTTTTTAGCTTCTTTACCTAGAGTTACAACCATGTCATGAATGTTGTTACCGAGTTCAGATTATAGTTATAAGTTATAACCATGACATTCACGCAGTCACCCACATATTCATCTTACATTTATCACTATGGCACCGATGTTGTTACTACCCATTTTTATAGTTACCCTTGAGAGAAAACGAAAACAAAAAAGTTATATATGGTGCACGCTTACCAATACATAAAGGAACCATCGTCTGAGCCCTGACGCGAGTCGAGTAGaggggaggaggaagacgatgacTCCCGGAGGTGAGGCCAATACCAAGTCCAAGAGGGTGGTTTCTTCGGTCATTGTAGGAGCGAGGCCTCGGCAAGAACGGCGCCGAAGCCGAAGGCACATCTAGCCAACTACGGCGACACCGGTACCGGCGATGTGCCGGGAGCACGGACGAGACCCCAGCTACCTTCGGGTTTGACATGGAAAACTACGTACGGTTTGCCT is a window of Triticum dicoccoides isolate Atlit2015 ecotype Zavitan chromosome 2B, WEW_v2.0, whole genome shotgun sequence DNA encoding:
- the LOC119361107 gene encoding ent-kaur-16-ene synthase, chloroplastic-like, with the protein product MFVGENASLQNMEWKARIKKQLLQPKLSPSSYDTAWVAMVPLPGSSQEVPCFPQCIEWILQNQQTNGSWGLAHMDSSVNKATVSSTLACVLALQRWNVGREHIRRGINFIGKNVSVVMDEQIAAPIGFNIIFPGMLSLAMGMGLQFPVRQTNVDGILHLRELELERLAADKSLGREAYIAYVAEGLGNLLDWNEVMKFQRRNGSLFNSPSTTAAALIQNYDDKALQYLNLLVNKFDGSVPTVYPTNIYCQLSMVDTLEKVGISPYFSSEIKSILDMTYSCWLQRDEEIMLDVSTCAMAFRILRMNGYDISADELSHIDEASTFHNSLQGYLSDTKSIMELYKASRVSVSENELILDNISYWSGKLLKENIVHPDVQSRSILAEVEYALKFPFYATMDRLDHKRNIENFDLSGSQMLKTEHWLCCVNQDILALAIEDFTISQSVYQSELQLLERWVKENKLDQLLFARQRTTYCYLAAAATMFPPELSDARISWAKNSILVNIVDDFFDVAGSREELENLVELIEKWDEHYKEEFYSEQVKILFYAIYTSTSQLGTMASVVQNHDVKEHLVETWLQLLRTMMAEADWRMRQYVPTVEEYMELAVVSFTVAPILLPASYFVKQSLLACVVNGQEYNELFRLMGTCCRLLNDIQGFERESSEGKLDSVSLRVLHSDGSMSIEVAKDSIKRSIASCRKDLLRLVLKEDSVVPRACRELFWNMCKICHLFYSHTDAFTSPSEMVTTVNAVINEPLKLQISNPSFAVQSEK